A region of Syngnathoides biaculeatus isolate LvHL_M chromosome 20, ASM1980259v1, whole genome shotgun sequence DNA encodes the following proteins:
- the LOC133494000 gene encoding solute carrier organic anion transporter family member 1C1-like isoform X1: MIFFFFFYLVKEKFSHWSASHDSIMSVESAEPRDACCSKLKLFIASLAFAYFAKAFGGAYIKSSITQIERRFDIPSSLIGAIDGSFEIGNLLVIAFVSYFGAKLHRPRLIAIGCLIMSAGSFLISLPHFLQGPYKYETSVAHNVQANNTESVLPCSANHSLTDLDYAPDLAARADCEKAVGSSMWIYVFLGNMLRGIGETPVMPLGVSYLDDFSREENTPFYLACIHTVGILGPMFGFMMGSFLAKIYVDIGSVNLDSVTINYKDSRWVGAWWLGNIATGTVILLSSIPFWFLPKSLPKQGKEKCQSQGLELSTDAEQDHFLQYEDHEEKEVTFQEMAKDFIPSLKRLFKNSIYSLLMLTYLVAVNGFIGLITFKPKYLEQVYGQSASKAIFLIGILNLPAVALGIIAGGFVLKRFKLGVVGAARVSITASFGSFCLLLVQVFLHCDNAQVAGLTVTYHGIPDVSYELQTLLSPCNAACSCSVKQWDPVCAYNGMTYVSPCLAGCQTATGSGKEMVFHNCSCIPEMISPSQNTSAVLGQCSRRSNCDRIFKIYMVISVVGSFISACGGTPGSIVLLRSIQKDLKALALGMQTLIVRTLGGIPPPIYFGALIDRTCLKWGTKQCGGRGACRLYDADAFRWTFMGLIAGFYFLSNTMWGCLYCKIVRKQKKLALRAQAKENGLKGDGVNGHANVNIAPNKEDTNNESTI, from the exons ctttttaTAGCCTCTCTGGCATTCGCCTACTTCGCCAAAGCCTTCGGCGGCGCGTACATAAAGAGCTCCATCACCCAGATCGAAAGGCGCTTCGACATCCCCAGCTCCCTTATCGGGGCCATCGACGGTAGCTTCGAAATCG GCAACCTTTTGGTCATCGCCTTCGTGAGCTACTTTGGCGCCAAGCTCCATCGCCCCAGACTGATTGCGATTGGCTGCTTGATCATGTCTGCTGGTTCCTTCCTCATTAGTCTACCTCACTTTCTCCAGGGCCC GTATAAATACGAGACCAGCGTGGCTCACAACGTCCAGGCCAATAACACGGAAAGCGTCCTTCCATGTTCGGCCAACCACAGTTTGACGGATTTGGATTACGCGCCGGATTTAGCAGCACGAGCTG ATTGCGAGAAGGCCGTCGGTTCGTCCATGTGGATTTACGTGTTCCTTGGAAACATGCTGCGTGGGATTGGAGAAACCCCCGTCATGCCCCTGGGGGTGTCCTACCTGGATGACTTTTCCAGAGAAGAGAACACGCCTTTCTATTTGG CCTGCATCCATACGGTGGGAATCCTGGGCCCCATGTTCGGGTTCATGATGGGATCCTTCCTCGCCAAGATCTACGTGGACATTGGATCCGTGAACTTAG ACAGCGTGACCATCAACTACAAGGACTCCCGCTGGGTCGGGGCCTGGTGGCTGGGCAACATCGCAACGGGCACGGTTATCTTGCTCTCCAGCATCCCCTTCTGGTTCCTGCCCAAGTCTCTACCAAAGCAGGGGAAGGAGAAGTGCCAGAGTCAAGGCCTGGAGCTCTCCACAGATGCCGAGCAGGATCATTTCCTCCAGTACGAGGATCACGAAGAGAAAGAAGTTACATTCCAGGAAATGGCTAAAG atttCATTCCGTCACTGAAGAGACTCTTCAAGAACAGCATCTACTCCCTGTTGATGCTCACCTACCTGGTGGCTGTCAACGGCTTCATCGGCTTGATCACCTTCAAGCCAAAGTACTTGGAGCAGGTCTATGGCCAATCGGCCTCCAAGGCCATTTTCCTCATAG GTATCCTCAATCTGCCAGCTGTGGCGTTAGGCATCATCGCCGGAGGTTTCGTCCTGAAGCGTTTCAAGCTGGGCGTGGTTGGGGCGGCCAGGGTGTCCATCACGGCGTCATTCGGGTCCTTTTGCCTGCTGCTCGTGCAGGTCTTCCTTCACTGCGATAACGCGCAGGTGGCTGGCCTCACCGTCACGTATCACGG AATCCCTGACGTGTCCTATGAGCTGCAGACATTGTTGTCACCATGCAACGCCGCCTGTTCCTGCTCAGTGAAGCAGTGGGACCCGGTGTGCGCCTACAACGGGATGACGTACGTTTCTCCCTGTCTGGCTGGGTGTCAGACCGCCACGGGTAGTGGAAAGGAGATG GTGTTCCATAACTGTTCTTGCATTCCCGAAATGATCAGTCCAAGCCAAAATACTTCAGCTGTCCTGGGGCAGTGTTCCAGGAGAAGCAACTGTGACCGGATCTTCAAAATCTACATGGTTATCTCTGTGGTGGGCTCCTTCATATCGGCGTGTGGAGGCACCCCTGGTTCCATCGTGCTGCTCAGATCCATACAGAAAGACTTGAAGGCTCTGGCTTTAGGAATGCAGACGCTAATCGTAAGAACTCTGG gtggGATACCTCCTCCTATATATTTCGGAGCTCTTATTGACCGGACCTGTTTAAAATGGGGTACCAAGCAGTGCGGCGGCCGCGGCGCGTGCAGACTTTATGACGCCGACGCGTTCAG GTGGACCTTCATGGGGTTGATCGCTGGATTCTACTTCCTGTCGAACACAATGTGGGGATGCCTGTACTGCAAAATTGTCCGGAAGCAGAAGAAACTCGCACTGCGGGCCCAAGCCAAAGAAAACGGACTCAAGGGGGACGGCGTGAACGGACACGCTAACGTCAATATAGCGCCAAACAAAGAGGACACGAACAATGAGAGCACCATTTAA
- the LOC133494000 gene encoding solute carrier organic anion transporter family member 1C1-like isoform X2: MSVESAEPRDACCSKLKLFIASLAFAYFAKAFGGAYIKSSITQIERRFDIPSSLIGAIDGSFEIGNLLVIAFVSYFGAKLHRPRLIAIGCLIMSAGSFLISLPHFLQGPYKYETSVAHNVQANNTESVLPCSANHSLTDLDYAPDLAARADCEKAVGSSMWIYVFLGNMLRGIGETPVMPLGVSYLDDFSREENTPFYLACIHTVGILGPMFGFMMGSFLAKIYVDIGSVNLDSVTINYKDSRWVGAWWLGNIATGTVILLSSIPFWFLPKSLPKQGKEKCQSQGLELSTDAEQDHFLQYEDHEEKEVTFQEMAKDFIPSLKRLFKNSIYSLLMLTYLVAVNGFIGLITFKPKYLEQVYGQSASKAIFLIGILNLPAVALGIIAGGFVLKRFKLGVVGAARVSITASFGSFCLLLVQVFLHCDNAQVAGLTVTYHGIPDVSYELQTLLSPCNAACSCSVKQWDPVCAYNGMTYVSPCLAGCQTATGSGKEMVFHNCSCIPEMISPSQNTSAVLGQCSRRSNCDRIFKIYMVISVVGSFISACGGTPGSIVLLRSIQKDLKALALGMQTLIVRTLGGIPPPIYFGALIDRTCLKWGTKQCGGRGACRLYDADAFRWTFMGLIAGFYFLSNTMWGCLYCKIVRKQKKLALRAQAKENGLKGDGVNGHANVNIAPNKEDTNNESTI, from the exons ctttttaTAGCCTCTCTGGCATTCGCCTACTTCGCCAAAGCCTTCGGCGGCGCGTACATAAAGAGCTCCATCACCCAGATCGAAAGGCGCTTCGACATCCCCAGCTCCCTTATCGGGGCCATCGACGGTAGCTTCGAAATCG GCAACCTTTTGGTCATCGCCTTCGTGAGCTACTTTGGCGCCAAGCTCCATCGCCCCAGACTGATTGCGATTGGCTGCTTGATCATGTCTGCTGGTTCCTTCCTCATTAGTCTACCTCACTTTCTCCAGGGCCC GTATAAATACGAGACCAGCGTGGCTCACAACGTCCAGGCCAATAACACGGAAAGCGTCCTTCCATGTTCGGCCAACCACAGTTTGACGGATTTGGATTACGCGCCGGATTTAGCAGCACGAGCTG ATTGCGAGAAGGCCGTCGGTTCGTCCATGTGGATTTACGTGTTCCTTGGAAACATGCTGCGTGGGATTGGAGAAACCCCCGTCATGCCCCTGGGGGTGTCCTACCTGGATGACTTTTCCAGAGAAGAGAACACGCCTTTCTATTTGG CCTGCATCCATACGGTGGGAATCCTGGGCCCCATGTTCGGGTTCATGATGGGATCCTTCCTCGCCAAGATCTACGTGGACATTGGATCCGTGAACTTAG ACAGCGTGACCATCAACTACAAGGACTCCCGCTGGGTCGGGGCCTGGTGGCTGGGCAACATCGCAACGGGCACGGTTATCTTGCTCTCCAGCATCCCCTTCTGGTTCCTGCCCAAGTCTCTACCAAAGCAGGGGAAGGAGAAGTGCCAGAGTCAAGGCCTGGAGCTCTCCACAGATGCCGAGCAGGATCATTTCCTCCAGTACGAGGATCACGAAGAGAAAGAAGTTACATTCCAGGAAATGGCTAAAG atttCATTCCGTCACTGAAGAGACTCTTCAAGAACAGCATCTACTCCCTGTTGATGCTCACCTACCTGGTGGCTGTCAACGGCTTCATCGGCTTGATCACCTTCAAGCCAAAGTACTTGGAGCAGGTCTATGGCCAATCGGCCTCCAAGGCCATTTTCCTCATAG GTATCCTCAATCTGCCAGCTGTGGCGTTAGGCATCATCGCCGGAGGTTTCGTCCTGAAGCGTTTCAAGCTGGGCGTGGTTGGGGCGGCCAGGGTGTCCATCACGGCGTCATTCGGGTCCTTTTGCCTGCTGCTCGTGCAGGTCTTCCTTCACTGCGATAACGCGCAGGTGGCTGGCCTCACCGTCACGTATCACGG AATCCCTGACGTGTCCTATGAGCTGCAGACATTGTTGTCACCATGCAACGCCGCCTGTTCCTGCTCAGTGAAGCAGTGGGACCCGGTGTGCGCCTACAACGGGATGACGTACGTTTCTCCCTGTCTGGCTGGGTGTCAGACCGCCACGGGTAGTGGAAAGGAGATG GTGTTCCATAACTGTTCTTGCATTCCCGAAATGATCAGTCCAAGCCAAAATACTTCAGCTGTCCTGGGGCAGTGTTCCAGGAGAAGCAACTGTGACCGGATCTTCAAAATCTACATGGTTATCTCTGTGGTGGGCTCCTTCATATCGGCGTGTGGAGGCACCCCTGGTTCCATCGTGCTGCTCAGATCCATACAGAAAGACTTGAAGGCTCTGGCTTTAGGAATGCAGACGCTAATCGTAAGAACTCTGG gtggGATACCTCCTCCTATATATTTCGGAGCTCTTATTGACCGGACCTGTTTAAAATGGGGTACCAAGCAGTGCGGCGGCCGCGGCGCGTGCAGACTTTATGACGCCGACGCGTTCAG GTGGACCTTCATGGGGTTGATCGCTGGATTCTACTTCCTGTCGAACACAATGTGGGGATGCCTGTACTGCAAAATTGTCCGGAAGCAGAAGAAACTCGCACTGCGGGCCCAAGCCAAAGAAAACGGACTCAAGGGGGACGGCGTGAACGGACACGCTAACGTCAATATAGCGCCAAACAAAGAGGACACGAACAATGAGAGCACCATTTAA